From Bacteroidetes Order II. bacterium, the proteins below share one genomic window:
- a CDS encoding sugar phosphate isomerase/epimerase, which translates to MFTSELGIRIGTLVSGANNPVSYIRQILPHGFESFELTWWRTLGGIDLTQLATELRELLSGTGAVISSLGIYGNPLEEGPEDEETREGWEQLIRHAHLFGTDVVCGFTGRIRNQPIDLSLPKFSQVFSPLANLAEDCGVRLAFENCAMDGTWQTGDWNIAHHPEHWERMFNTVKNENLGLEWEPCHQMIALLDPIPQIRQWSSRIFHVHGKCATIRKDVLATHGIHGTVPFAFHRTPGFGDCNWHDVITELRLGGFEGSIDIEGWHDPVYKDVLEMTGQVRSLHYLKSCRGGDYISNPL; encoded by the coding sequence ATGTTTACGTCTGAACTGGGTATCCGAATTGGCACCCTGGTATCCGGAGCCAATAATCCGGTGTCTTATATCCGTCAAATACTACCACATGGTTTTGAAAGTTTTGAACTTACTTGGTGGCGAACACTGGGAGGGATAGACCTGACACAGTTGGCAACGGAACTACGGGAACTCTTGTCGGGTACCGGAGCGGTGATTAGTTCACTTGGCATCTATGGTAATCCGCTAGAGGAAGGGCCGGAAGATGAGGAGACCCGCGAAGGTTGGGAGCAACTTATCCGCCATGCCCATCTATTTGGAACCGATGTGGTTTGTGGGTTTACGGGGCGCATACGCAATCAACCTATTGATCTGTCTTTGCCAAAATTTAGCCAAGTTTTTTCGCCATTGGCCAATTTGGCGGAAGATTGTGGCGTTCGTCTGGCCTTTGAAAACTGCGCAATGGATGGTACTTGGCAGACTGGGGACTGGAATATTGCCCATCATCCCGAGCATTGGGAGCGCATGTTCAATACGGTGAAAAATGAAAACTTGGGATTAGAGTGGGAGCCATGTCATCAGATGATTGCACTTTTAGATCCAATTCCGCAAATTCGGCAATGGTCGAGCCGGATCTTTCATGTGCATGGTAAGTGTGCTACCATTCGGAAGGACGTTTTGGCAACGCATGGCATTCATGGAACCGTACCTTTTGCATTCCATCGTACACCAGGTTTTGGGGATTGTAACTGGCATGATGTTATTACAGAACTTCGGTTGGGGGGCTTTGAAGGAAGCATAGACATAGAAGGCTGGCACGATCCTGTGTATAAAGATGTACTCGAAATGACAGGACAAGTCCGTAGCTTACACTACCTCAAGTCGTGCCGAGGAGGAGATTATATCAGCAATCCGCTCTGA